In Candidatus Palauibacter scopulicola, the sequence CCTGCGCCGCGGCCCGGCCCGGCGGCGCGAGGATGATGCTCAGCGCCAGGACGGTTGCGCGTGGATTCATCGGCACTCCGGGCGTGGACTGAAAGACATGCGCTTGCCTCTTCGCCTCGTGAACTTCCCGTTCTGAGTTTGAGAACATGCGATGGGCAGAAACGTTGTATGCGGCGCGATCCGGTGCGGCATCGATCCGCGCGTCTCGCGCGCGCGGGTCCGTTTCCCTAATCTGCGAGTCCCAAGGTCGTGTCGCATCGACGGATCGTTCGTCCAGGAGGTTTCATGCGTTTCCCGCGCCCGAGATGGATCCCCGTTGCCTTCGTCGCTCCGCTCTCGCTCGCCATCGCCTGCGGGGGAGGAGAACCAGCCGAGGACGCCGAGATGGCCGCGGAACCGGCCGAAGAGATGCCCGCCGAGCCGGCCGTCACCGTCCGCATCACGCAGCCGGAGGAGGGGGCGACGGTGGGCCCGGACGTCCTCGTCGTCATGGAGACGGACGGGATCGAGATCGTCTCCATCACGCCGCCGGTCGTCGGCACCGGGCACCATCACCTGTACGTGGACGTGGACCTCACGCCGCTCTCGGAGCTGATCCCGCAGAACGATCCCCAGATCATCCACATGGGGGATGGGAGCACCGAGTACATGCTCGAGGGACTCGCGCCCGGAGAGCACCGCCTCATCGCCGTCGTGGCCAACCCCGCGCACATCCCGCTCGATCCGCCGGTCGTGGACACCCTCCACTTCACGGTCGCGAACGAAGAGTAATGGCGGCCGGCAGGGTCTCGGCGCGCGCCCGGGACAGTCTCCCCGCCGGGGGTGCACTCCTCTCGCTCGTCCTCGCCCTGGGCTGCGCGCCCGAGGGCGGGACCGAATCCGCGGCGGCGGGTGCGGGCGCCGAAGAAGGCGCTTCGCCCACGCCGGAGCCGCAGCACACGCTGACGGCGGACCAGACGCACAACCGCTGGAGCCGGACGATCCCGCCGATCCTGACCGTGGCGTCGGGCGCCGTCATCGAGGCGTATCTCGAGGAGGCGTCGGACGGGCAACTGACGCCGGAGTCCACGTTCGAGGATCTCGCCCGGCTGAGCTTCGATCCCATCCATCCCCTGACCGGGCCGGTGTACGTGGAGGGCGCCGAGCCGGGCGACCTCCTCGCGGTCACGCTGCACGAGATCGAACTCGGCGACTGGGGCTGGGTCGCGAACGTCCCCGGATTCGGGTTCCTCGCCGACCTGTTCCCCGATCCGTACCTGAAGACCTTCGAGTTCGAACCGGGGGACACCAGTGTCGAGTTCGCGCCCGGGATCCGGATTCCGCTGCGGCCGTTCCCCGGCGTGATGGGGGTGGCGCCGGACACCGATTCGATGCTCGTCACGATCCCGCCCCGCCAGAACGGCGGCAACATGGACGACCGCGACCTGGTCGAGGGAACGACGGTGTACTTCCCGGTGCTGGTGGAAGGGGCGCTCTTCTCGATGGGCGACCCGCACATCGCGCAGGGGGACGGCGAGGTGGGCGGCACCGCGATCGAGGGGCCGCTGCGGGTGGTTTACGAACTGGAGGTCGTCAAGGGCATCGGACCCATCCCGTCGCCCCACTACGAGACCGACGAGTTCTACGCCGTGACCGGCTTCGCTCCGACGATCGACGAGGCGGCGCGGAACGCCGTCGAGGCGATGATCGACTACCTCGTGCGTTCGCGGGACCTGTCCCGGCAGGAAGCCTACCAACTGGCGTCGATGGCGGGGGACCTCAAGATCTCCGAGGTCGTAGACGTGCCGAACATGCTCGTCGCCATGCGCATCTCGAAGGGCGTGATCGGCAACTGATGGCCGGCCGCGGGGGAGCGGCGCCCGCGGCCGGGACTCAGAGACCGCGCGCGTCGACCGCGAGGAGGGCGCCGAGCAGCACGTTCGTCCCCGCCGTGATCTGATCCGGCTCC encodes:
- a CDS encoding DUF4399 domain-containing protein, with protein sequence MRFPRPRWIPVAFVAPLSLAIACGGGEPAEDAEMAAEPAEEMPAEPAVTVRITQPEEGATVGPDVLVVMETDGIEIVSITPPVVGTGHHHLYVDVDLTPLSELIPQNDPQIIHMGDGSTEYMLEGLAPGEHRLIAVVANPAHIPLDPPVVDTLHFTVANEE
- a CDS encoding acetamidase/formamidase family protein, whose product is MAAGRVSARARDSLPAGGALLSLVLALGCAPEGGTESAAAGAGAEEGASPTPEPQHTLTADQTHNRWSRTIPPILTVASGAVIEAYLEEASDGQLTPESTFEDLARLSFDPIHPLTGPVYVEGAEPGDLLAVTLHEIELGDWGWVANVPGFGFLADLFPDPYLKTFEFEPGDTSVEFAPGIRIPLRPFPGVMGVAPDTDSMLVTIPPRQNGGNMDDRDLVEGTTVYFPVLVEGALFSMGDPHIAQGDGEVGGTAIEGPLRVVYELEVVKGIGPIPSPHYETDEFYAVTGFAPTIDEAARNAVEAMIDYLVRSRDLSRQEAYQLASMAGDLKISEVVDVPNMLVAMRISKGVIGN